The Pseudomonas oryzicola genomic sequence GCGCCAGGGTGATTTCGGTCTGCATATCGGCCAGCTTCTTCTGGATCAGCTGGTTGGCCGCCAGCGGGCGGCCGAACTGTTGCCGATCCAAGGTGTACTGACGCGCGGTGTGCCAGCAGGCTTCGGCGGCACCCAGTGCACCCCAGGAGATGCCATAGCGGGCCGAGTTCAGGCAGGTAAACGGACCCTTGAGGCCGCGCACATCGGGGAATATGTTCTCTTCCGGTACAAACACGTTGTCCATGACGATTTCGCCGGTGATCGAGGCGCGCAGGCCGACCTTGCCGTGGATAGCCGGTGCACTGAGACCTTCCCAGCCCTTTTCCAGGACAAAGCCACGAATATCCCCCTCGTCATCTTTGGCCCAGACTACGAACACATCGGCGATCGGGCTGTTGGTGATCCACATCTTGCTGCCGGTCAGACGGTAGCCGCCGTCGACCTTGCGTGCACGGGTAATCATCGAACCCGGGTCGGAGCCGTGGTTAGGCTCGGTCAGGCCGAAGCAGCCGATCCATTCGCCGCTGGCCAACCTGGGCAGGTACTTCTGCTTCTGTGCCTCGGTACCGAATTCGTTGATCGGCACCATCACCAGCGACGACTGCACGCTCATCATCGAGCGGTAACCCGAGTCGATACGCTCCACCTCGCGAGCGATGAGGCCGTAGCACACATAGTTCAGGCCGCTGCCGCCATACTGTTCGGGAATGGTGGCGCCCAGCAGCCCCACCTCTCCCATTTCACGGAAGATCGCAGGGTCGGTCTGCTCATGACGGAAGGCCTCAAGCACACGCGGCGCCAGCTTGTCCTGGGCGAACTGATAAGCGCTGTCCCGCACCATGCGCTCTTCTTCAGTGAGCTGCTGATCGAGCAGCAGCGGGTCGATCCAGTTGAAGCTTGCTTTACCGGCCATGAGCGAAATCCTCGAAATTGGGAGCAGTTTCCTGTGCCCTTGAGCCTAGGCCTGATCGGCTGCGGGGACAAACGAGGATTGCGCACCAATTAGTGATAATTTGTCACTCCGTAAATGGGCAAAACGCCCTATTGACAGTGTGACAAGTGAGGTTGACGTACGTGCGCCGCAAGATTCCCAGTACCGCCGCGCTGGTTTGCTTCGAAGCGGCGGCACGCAACGAAAGCTTTACCAAAGCCGCCCAGGAACTCGCCCTGACTCAGGGGGCCGTTTGTCGGCAGATAGGTGGCCTGGAGGCTTTTCTCAATGTGGAACTGTTCCGCCGCTCGCGACGTGGGGTGAAACTGACCGAAGCCGGCCTCTCCTACAGTCGCCAGGTGGCCGCCCAACTGGATGCCGTCGAGCGCGACACCTTGTCAGTGATGCGCCAGCAGGGCGCCAACGTGATCGAACTGGCCGTGGTACCCACCTTCGGCACCCAGTGGCTGCTGCCGCGGCTCAAGGATTTCCAGCAGCGTCACCCAGAGGTCACGGTCAACCTCACCAATCGCACCCGGCCTTTCCTGTTTGCCGACACGACCTTCGACGCAGCCATCTACTTTGGCGATGGCGACTGGTCCGGCACCCAGTCGCACCCGTTGATGGGAGAAAACCCGGTACCGGTATGCAGCCCGGCGCTGCTGCACGGCCAGGGTACGCTCGAGCCACAACGGATTGCCCAGCTGCCGTTGCTGCAGCAAAGCACGCGCCCCTATGCCTGGCGACAATGGTTCAGCAGCATCGGCATGAACGTGGAGCGCGACATGACAGGCCCGCGCTATGAACTATTCTCGATGCTCGCCCAGGCGGCCATGCATGAAATGGGCATTGCCCTGATTCCGCCATTCCTGATCCAGCGCGAGCTGGAGGAGGGTAGGTTGGTGGTCGCTAACAGGCATGCCCTCAGCAGTGACAAGGCCTACTATCTGATGATTCCGGAGCGCAAGGTGGAGTCGGCTTCGCTGCGCGCTTTCCGCGACTGGCTGGTTGGCCAGGCCCAGGCATACACAGCAAGAACTTAGTTGAAACGCTACAACCTGACTTCGTAGTCAATTATTTTAAACACCTACAGATGTATGTATTTGTCGCATAAACATAAACTGTTATGCGAATGCAAAAATCCTGTTTAACCCGGCTTACTGCGCGGCTTTGCGGGTTATTTTGCGACATTCACCAAGCTGTAAGCGAATTGGCCAGAAATTTTTTGATTTTTTCTCCTAGTCTGCCAATAGCCCTTGCTTGACGGGCTGCAGCCTGACCGTTGCGACATACGGTCACAGGGTGACTTGTAGTTTTGACTTCGTTTCGCTCCAGAACCGGTTGAAGGCCCCTGGCTTCGTCTGCAAAATGCTCCGCCCGCCCGGGATTCGGCGGGCCGGCGCTCCACAGCCGCCCCAGCGCACCATCCGAAGTGCGTTGGCTTTTACAAAGACAAAAGGTCACCGCAGGAGAAATAGTCGTGCACATTGGTGTTCCTCTCGAGACGCAGACCGGTGAGACAAGGGTCGCTGCGACCCCCGAAACCATCAAGAAACTGATTGGCCAGGGCCATCAGGTTACCGTCCAACGGGGGGCGGGGCTCAACGCCAGCATTCCGGACGGTGCCTATGAAGCCGTGGGCGCTTCCCTGGGGAGCGCAGCCGATGCCTACGGTGCCCAATTGGTGCTCAAGGTGGTCGCCCCCAACGACCAGGAACTGGCCCTCATCAACAGCGGCAGCATCCTGGTCGGCATGCTCAATCCCTTCAACAACGAACTGATCGGCAAGATGGCCGGGCGCGGCGTTACCGCCTTCGCCCTGGAAGCCGCGCCGCGCACCTCGCGGGCCCAAAGCCTGGATGTGCTGTCATCGCAGGCCAACATCGCCGGATACAAGGCAGTGTTGCTGGCAGCCCATCACTATCCACGCTTCATGCCCATGTTGATGACCGCCGCCGGTACCGTTAAGGCTGCGCGCGTGCTGATTCTGGGTGCGGGCGTTGCCGGTCTGCAGGCCATCGCCACGGCCAAGCGCCTGGGCGCAGTAATCGAGGCATCGGATGTACGCCCGGCAGTGAAGGAGCAGATCGAGTCACTGGGTGCGAAGTTCATCGACGTGCCCTACGAGACCGATGAGGAACGCGAGTGCGCCGAAGGCGTGGGCGGGTATGCCCGGCCGATGCCAGCCAGCTGGATGCAACGCCAGGCCCAGGCCGTGCACGAGCGCGCCAAGCAAGCGGATATCGTCATAACTACCGCACTTATCCCAGGGCGGAAGGCGCCAACCCTGCTCAGCGCCGAAACCGTCGCGCAGATGAAACCCGGCTCGGTGGTCATCGACCTCGCGGCAGCCCAGGGCGGCAATTGCCCGCTGACCATCGCCGACCAGGTGGTGCAGCACGACGGCGTGATCATCGTCGGCCCGACCAACCTGCCAGCCCAGGTGGCTGCCGATGCCTCGGCGCTGTATGCGCGTAACCTGCTGGACTTCATGAAGCTGCTGTTCGACAAGGACGGCGCGCTGGTCATCAACCTCGAAGACGACATCGTCGCGGCCTGCCTGATGTGCCGCGATGGTCAGGTCGTCCGCAAGAACGGCTAAGGAGCACGACAATGGAAGACATGCTGATTTCCCATGGCATCTACAACCTGATCATCTTCGTGCTGGCCATCTATGTGGGCTACCACGTGGTCTGGAACGTCACCCCGGCGCTGCACACCCCGCTGATGGCCGTAACCAACGCCATCTCCGCCATCGTCATCGTCGGCGCCATGCTGGCCGCCGCGCTGACCGTGACCCCGGCCGGCAAGCTGATGGGTACCCTCGCCGTGGCCCTGGCCGCGGTCAATGTGTTCGGTGGCTTCCTGGTCACCCGCCGCATGCTTGAGATGTTCAAGAAGAAAGCCAAGAACGAGGGGCAGAAGTAAGCATGAGCATGAATCTGGTAACACTTCTCTACCTTGTCGCCTCGGTATGCTTCATCCAGGCGCTCAAGGGCCTGTCGCATCCGACCACTTCGCGGCGCGGCAACCTGTTCGGCATGATCGGTATGGGGATCGCCATCCTCACCACGGTTGGCCTCATTTACAAGCTTGGCGCGGAGCTGGCTACCGCCGGCATCGGCTACGTCATGGTTGGCCTGCTGGTCGGCGGTACCGCTGGCTCGATCATGGCCAAGCGCGTCGAGATGACCAAGATGCCAGAGCTGGTCGCCTTCATGCATAGCATGATCGGCCTGGCCGCAGTGTTCATCGCCATCGCCGCCGTGCTGGAGCCGCAATCGATGGGCATCGTCGCCGCGATCAGCGACCCGATCCCCACCGGTAACCGCCTGGAGCTGTTCCTCGGCGCAGCCATCGGTGCCATTACCTTCTCCGGCTCGGTGATCGCCTTCGGCAAGCTCTCGGGCAAGTACAAGTTCCGCCTGTTCCAGGGCGCACCGGTACAGTTCGCCGGCCAGCACAAGCTGAACCTGATCCTCGGCCTGACCACCATCGCCCTCGGCCTGCTGTTCACCTTCACTGGGCACTACAGCGCCTTTAC encodes the following:
- a CDS encoding LysR family transcriptional regulator produces the protein MRRKIPSTAALVCFEAAARNESFTKAAQELALTQGAVCRQIGGLEAFLNVELFRRSRRGVKLTEAGLSYSRQVAAQLDAVERDTLSVMRQQGANVIELAVVPTFGTQWLLPRLKDFQQRHPEVTVNLTNRTRPFLFADTTFDAAIYFGDGDWSGTQSHPLMGENPVPVCSPALLHGQGTLEPQRIAQLPLLQQSTRPYAWRQWFSSIGMNVERDMTGPRYELFSMLAQAAMHEMGIALIPPFLIQRELEEGRLVVANRHALSSDKAYYLMIPERKVESASLRAFRDWLVGQAQAYTART
- a CDS encoding NAD(P) transhydrogenase subunit alpha, whose amino-acid sequence is MEDMLISHGIYNLIIFVLAIYVGYHVVWNVTPALHTPLMAVTNAISAIVIVGAMLAAALTVTPAGKLMGTLAVALAAVNVFGGFLVTRRMLEMFKKKAKNEGQK
- a CDS encoding Re/Si-specific NAD(P)(+) transhydrogenase subunit alpha, giving the protein MHIGVPLETQTGETRVAATPETIKKLIGQGHQVTVQRGAGLNASIPDGAYEAVGASLGSAADAYGAQLVLKVVAPNDQELALINSGSILVGMLNPFNNELIGKMAGRGVTAFALEAAPRTSRAQSLDVLSSQANIAGYKAVLLAAHHYPRFMPMLMTAAGTVKAARVLILGAGVAGLQAIATAKRLGAVIEASDVRPAVKEQIESLGAKFIDVPYETDEERECAEGVGGYARPMPASWMQRQAQAVHERAKQADIVITTALIPGRKAPTLLSAETVAQMKPGSVVIDLAAAQGGNCPLTIADQVVQHDGVIIVGPTNLPAQVAADASALYARNLLDFMKLLFDKDGALVINLEDDIVAACLMCRDGQVVRKNG
- a CDS encoding acyl-CoA dehydrogenase gives rise to the protein MAGKASFNWIDPLLLDQQLTEEERMVRDSAYQFAQDKLAPRVLEAFRHEQTDPAIFREMGEVGLLGATIPEQYGGSGLNYVCYGLIAREVERIDSGYRSMMSVQSSLVMVPINEFGTEAQKQKYLPRLASGEWIGCFGLTEPNHGSDPGSMITRARKVDGGYRLTGSKMWITNSPIADVFVVWAKDDEGDIRGFVLEKGWEGLSAPAIHGKVGLRASITGEIVMDNVFVPEENIFPDVRGLKGPFTCLNSARYGISWGALGAAEACWHTARQYTLDRQQFGRPLAANQLIQKKLADMQTEITLALQGCLRLGRMKDEGTAAVEITSIMKRNSCGKALDIARLARDMLGGNGISDEFGVARHLVNLEVVNTYEGTHDVHALILGRAQTGIQAFY